The Bos mutus isolate GX-2022 chromosome 12, NWIPB_WYAK_1.1, whole genome shotgun sequence genome includes a window with the following:
- the RNF6 gene encoding LOW QUALITY PROTEIN: E3 ubiquitin-protein ligase RNF6 (The sequence of the model RefSeq protein was modified relative to this genomic sequence to represent the inferred CDS: inserted 2 bases in 1 codon), translating into MNRSRSQSDDGGEETSSQDQHHQENERRWQQERLHREEAYYQFINNLNDEDYRLMRDHNLLGTPGEITSEELQQRLDGVKEQIASQPDLRNGTNARGIPREGSNEDSLLEWLNTFLRTGNATRSGQNGNQTWRAVSRTNPHSGEFRFSLEIHINHENRGFEMDGEDSVAMPFSDVSQDQAADGPQRPSSPVARRTRSQAAGNLSRGARIPRTRLGSRGQSSVEGSLSPLGRLRNGIGGASGSPGPGAPLTHLDTPSGRSELRQREGQRFGAAHVWENGARTNVTVRNTNQRLEPLRLRSTFRSRSRSPIQAPSGTVYHNSQRESRPYQQSTRRSVRRRGVTRVFLEQDPEGRGAASSLFSNSRLVSRITVEEEEEEPSRLPAAMRRHPTITLDLQVRRIRPGESSDRDSIANRTRSRVGLAENRISLERNSGGFHRSISRQERSGMRTYVSTITVPLRRVSEHELAEPSSTALRSILRQIMTGFGELSSLMEAESESEAQSDGSHGPVLRSDAGPPGGATXALPQEEPQGRLARVELTPLHTLASDPVVGRPARNSGNLVETGTLPILRLAHFFLLNEGDDDDPTHGLTKEQIDNLSTRNYEHSGADGEPGKACSVCISDYVAGNKLRQLPCMHEFHIHCIDRWLSENCTCPVCRQPVLGSGLANSG; encoded by the exons ATGAATCGATCTAGATCTCAGTCAGATGATGGTGGTGAAGAAACCTCATCCCAAGACCAGCatcatcaagaaaatgagagaaggtGGCAGCAAGAGCGTCTCCACAGAGAAGAAGCCTATTACCAGTTTATAAACAACCTCAATGATGAAGATTACCGGCTGATGAGAGACCATAATCTTTTAGGCACTCCTG gaGAAATAACATCAGAAGAATTACAACAGCGGTTAGATGGTGTCAAGGAACAAATAGCATCTCAGCCTGACTTGAGAAATGGGACAAACGCCAGAG GAATCCCTCGAGAGGGTTCGAATGAAGATTCTCTGCTGGAATGGCTGAACACCTTTCTTCGCACAGGAAATGCAACTCGAAGTGGGCAGAATGGGAACCAGACCTGGAGAGCTGTGAGTCGAACCAACCCTCACAGTGGAGAGTTTCGGTTTAGTCTGGAAATCCACATCAACCACGAGAACAGAGGATTTGAAATGGATGGCGAAGACTCTGTGGCTATGCCCTTCTCAGATGTCAGTCAAGATCAGGCTGCAGATGGGCCCCAGAGACCAAGCAGTCCTGTGGCCAGGCGAACCAGAAGCCAGGCTGCAGGGAATCTCAGCCGTGGTGCTCGCATTCCCAGGACACGCCTTGGCTCCAGGGGGCAGAGCTCAGTTGAAGGCTCTCTGTCTCCACTGGGAAGACTAAGAAATGGAATTGGGGGTGCATCTGGCAGTCCTGGACCTGGTGCCCCCCTCACTCATCTCGACACCCCATCAGGTAGAAGTGAActcaggcagagggaggggcagcGGTTTGGAGCAGCCCATGTCTGGGAAAATGGGGCCAGAACCAATGTCACAGTGAGGAATACAAACCAAAGACTAGAGCCCCTAAGACTACGGTCTACTTTCAGGAGTCGGAGCCGGTCGCCGATTCAGGCGCCGAGTGGTACGGTTTACCATAATTCACAAAGAGAGAGCCGGCCTTACCAACAGAGCACCAGGCGGTCTGTCAGGAGGAGAGGGGTAACCCGGGTCTTCCTGGAGCAGGACCCAGAAGGCAGAGGGGCTGCGTCCTCGCTCTTCTCCAACTCCAGGCTCGTGTCCAGAATCAcggtggaagaggaggaggaggagcccagcaggctgcctGCGGCCATGCGGCGACACCCGACCATCACCCTGGACCTGCAGGTGAGGAGAATTCGTCCCGGAGAGAGCAGCGACCGCGACAGCATCGCCAACAGGACTCGGTCTCGGGTGGGGCTGGCGGAGAACCGGATCTCCTTGGAGAGAAACAGCGGGGGCTTCCACCGCAGCATCTCACGCCAGGAGCGCTCGGGGATGCGCACCTACGTGAGCACCATCACCGTGCCGCTACGCAGGGTGTCTGAGCACGAGCTCGCCGAGCCGTCCTCCACAGCGCTGCGATCAATCCTAAGGCAGATCATGACTGGCTTTGGTGAGCTGAGTTCTCTCATGGAGGCCGAGTCAGAGTCAGAGGCGCAGAGCGATGGCTCGCACGGGCCGGTGCTGCGCTCAGACGCGGGTCCCCCGGGTGGGGCCAC GGCCCTCCCACAGGAGGAGCCCCAGGGCCGGCTGGCCCGCGTGGAGCTCACCCCGCTTCATACCCTAGCCAGCGACCCCGTGGTGGGCCGGCCTGCACGGAATTCAGGTAACTTAGTGGAGACGGGAACACTACCCATTCTTCGCCTCGCTCACTTCTTCCTGCTTAACGAGGGGGATGATGACGACCCCACGCATGGTTTAACCAAAGAGCAGATCGACAATCTCTCCACCCGGAACTACGAGCACAGCGGTGCAGACGGCGAGCCGGGCAAGGCCTGCAGTGTGTGCATCAGTGACTATGTGGCCGGAAACAAGCTCAGGCAGTTACCCTGCATGCACGAGTTCCACATCCACTGCATCGACCGGTGGCTCTCAGAGAACTGCACCTGCCCCGTCTGCCGGCAACCTGTCTTAGGGTCCGGCCTAGCCAACAGCGGGTGA